Proteins encoded by one window of Govania unica:
- a CDS encoding LolA family protein, protein MSNIIRGVSRVMSRKFMLGAGVIAALAALPVVGLAIGGPGPSPKPVAVEQAAPKDDIDRVERYLEDIQSLSANFIQQAPDGSVTEGKLTLLRPGKLRFEYQPEVPLLVVSDGTTLTFVDYSIKQVTRWPISDTPLGVLVAKTIDLRGGKLQTTATRDPGGLLKVKVIDPKRKDQGFITLLFENQPLTLKAWEVTDPQGLQTRVTLLDAVYNTDVSGKSFTFKDPRNMPLNRKGGR, encoded by the coding sequence TTGTCTAATATCATTCGCGGTGTGTCGCGCGTTATGTCTCGGAAATTCATGCTTGGTGCGGGTGTCATTGCCGCACTGGCGGCTTTGCCTGTGGTTGGCCTGGCCATTGGTGGGCCGGGCCCGAGTCCGAAGCCCGTGGCGGTGGAGCAGGCGGCGCCGAAAGACGACATCGATCGTGTGGAGCGCTATCTCGAGGACATTCAGTCCCTGAGCGCCAATTTCATTCAGCAGGCGCCCGATGGCAGCGTCACCGAAGGCAAGCTGACCCTATTGCGGCCGGGCAAGCTCAGGTTTGAATATCAGCCAGAGGTGCCGCTTCTGGTGGTATCCGATGGCACGACGCTGACTTTTGTCGATTACAGCATCAAGCAGGTGACGCGCTGGCCCATTTCCGACACCCCGCTTGGGGTGCTGGTGGCGAAGACCATCGATCTGCGCGGCGGCAAGCTGCAAACCACGGCGACTCGGGACCCGGGTGGGCTTCTCAAGGTCAAAGTGATCGATCCGAAACGCAAGGATCAGGGCTTCATCACCCTGTTGTTTGAAAATCAGCCGCTCACGCTCAAGGCCTGGGAAGTGACCGACCCGCAGGGTCTGCAAACTCGGGTGACCCTGCTTGACGCCGTCTATAATACGGATGTCAGTGGTAAATCCTTCACATTCAAGGACCCGCGCAACATGCCCCTTAATCGGAAGGGCGGTCGCTAG